One Gloeobacter morelensis MG652769 DNA window includes the following coding sequences:
- a CDS encoding YybH family protein, whose product MQRQSWWRWTVAAIVVAGLLSVSAALAQGDTGQAVRSVLEQQASAWNRGDIPGFMAGYENAETTTFVGTDVNRGYQKVLELYLKRYPTPAAMGKLTFFALEILPLGEEYASALGQWKLERAPKDGGNVGGYFTLLLRKTALGWRIILDHTS is encoded by the coding sequence ATGCAAAGGCAATCCTGGTGGCGCTGGACGGTGGCGGCAATTGTCGTAGCCGGTTTGCTGAGCGTTAGTGCCGCTTTGGCGCAGGGCGATACCGGGCAAGCTGTGCGTTCAGTACTGGAACAACAGGCAAGTGCCTGGAATCGCGGCGACATTCCGGGTTTTATGGCCGGTTACGAGAATGCCGAGACTACCACTTTCGTCGGCACCGACGTCAATCGCGGCTATCAAAAGGTGTTGGAGCTCTACCTCAAGCGCTATCCGACGCCTGCGGCAATGGGGAAACTGACTTTTTTTGCTCTTGAAATTCTGCCCCTGGGCGAGGAGTACGCTTCGGCCCTCGGCCAGTGGAAGCTCGAACGGGCGCCAAAAGATGGGGGCAACGTCGGTGGCTACTTTACGTTGTTGCTGCGAAAGACGGCTTTGGGCTGGCGAATCATCCTCGATCACACCAGTTAA
- a CDS encoding Fic family protein yields MNDFEAVSWPVGVMEPLLPGEGRASEGLDDLALAIVGEDSALEQSLPPHIKRAMGELVRSMNCYYSNLIEGHDTHPIDIERALKQDYSAEPRKRELQLEAAAHIAVQQLIDADAGPAGASVVSAEWLAWVHEEFCTRLPSQLLTVKDLDTGRTCQVEPGRFRDGWVKVGAHTPPPPGDLPKFLDRFAQVYEPAGLGRARAFIAAGAAHHRLLWIHPFFDGNGRVARLFSNAYLRRLGVCRSGLWSVSRGLARRVEEYKKTLAAADDERRNDLDGRGTLSERGLVLFCRFFLDICLDQVRFMASLLQTDRLAERIEADMREETALGRLPKGADMLMRFAIRFGKFERGMAGQFTGYSDSQARVVLRALIERGYLRSDSPKGAVHVGFPAEAAEHWFPALFPAKPT; encoded by the coding sequence ATGAATGATTTTGAGGCCGTCTCCTGGCCTGTCGGGGTGATGGAGCCGCTACTTCCCGGGGAGGGCAGGGCGAGCGAGGGCCTTGACGACCTTGCCCTGGCGATCGTTGGCGAGGACAGTGCCCTTGAGCAGTCCCTGCCGCCGCATATCAAACGGGCGATGGGAGAACTTGTTCGCTCCATGAACTGCTATTACTCCAACCTGATCGAGGGGCACGATACCCACCCGATCGACATCGAACGGGCGTTGAAGCAGGACTACTCCGCCGAGCCGCGCAAGCGCGAGTTGCAGTTGGAGGCCGCGGCCCACATCGCCGTGCAACAGTTGATCGACGCCGACGCCGGTCCCGCGGGCGCCTCCGTCGTCTCGGCCGAGTGGCTCGCCTGGGTGCACGAGGAGTTCTGCACCCGCCTGCCGTCACAGTTGCTCACAGTCAAAGACCTGGACACCGGCCGCACCTGCCAGGTCGAACCGGGGCGGTTCCGCGACGGCTGGGTCAAAGTCGGCGCGCACACGCCCCCGCCCCCCGGCGACCTGCCGAAGTTTCTCGATCGCTTCGCCCAGGTGTACGAACCGGCTGGACTCGGCCGTGCCCGGGCGTTTATCGCCGCGGGCGCCGCTCACCACCGGCTGCTGTGGATTCACCCGTTCTTCGACGGCAACGGCCGCGTGGCGCGGCTCTTTTCCAACGCCTACCTGCGGCGGCTGGGGGTGTGCCGCTCCGGTCTGTGGTCCGTCTCGCGGGGGCTCGCCCGCCGCGTCGAGGAGTACAAAAAGACGCTTGCGGCCGCGGACGACGAGCGCCGCAACGACTTGGACGGCCGCGGCACCCTCAGTGAGCGAGGCCTTGTGCTCTTCTGCCGTTTTTTCCTGGATATCTGCCTGGATCAGGTTCGGTTTATGGCCTCGCTGCTGCAGACGGACCGCCTTGCTGAGCGCATCGAGGCCGACATGCGCGAGGAAACTGCCCTGGGTCGGCTGCCGAAGGGCGCGGACATGCTGATGCGCTTCGCCATCCGCTTCGGGAAGTTCGAGCGGGGGATGGCCGGGCAGTTCACCGGCTACTCCGACAGCCAGGCGCGGGTGGTGCTCAGGGCACTGATCGAGCGAGGGTACCTGCGTTCGGATTCGCCGAAGGGTGCAGTGCACGTGGGCTTTCCGGCTGAGGCGGCGGAACACTGGTTCCCGGCGCTCTTCCCAGCCAAACCGACTTGA
- a CDS encoding sigma-70 family RNA polymerase sigma factor, whose amino-acid sequence MSSLVKIQLSDPQQRRGRASQASLEDSVGQFLREMSRYPLLTSEQEVELAQIIATGGSEAEAAKRRLVRANLRLVVSIAKKYLNRGVPFLDLIQEGAIGLMRAAEKFDFERGFKFSTYAYWWIRQGITRAIASQSRTVRLPVHMVEKLNQVKRVRRQLTQELARKPTKTEMAEALELDIDKLDEILDAGRRTLSLHVKVGKEEDTELLQLIEDSDTISPSEVLDHNLLVEQIEALLHLLTPRERDIIELRFGLADGNSYTLADIGEMYNLSRERVRQIQAKAMRKLRHPRRQVLLRDWAEE is encoded by the coding sequence ATGTCATCTTTGGTCAAAATTCAGCTTTCCGATCCCCAGCAGCGGCGCGGTCGGGCCAGCCAGGCCTCTCTCGAAGATTCCGTCGGCCAGTTTTTGCGCGAAATGTCCCGCTATCCGCTGCTCACTTCCGAGCAGGAGGTCGAGCTGGCCCAGATAATCGCCACCGGGGGATCGGAGGCGGAAGCGGCCAAGCGCCGCCTGGTGCGGGCGAACCTGCGGCTGGTCGTCTCGATCGCCAAAAAGTATCTCAACCGCGGCGTGCCGTTTCTGGATCTGATTCAAGAAGGGGCCATCGGCCTGATGCGGGCGGCGGAGAAATTTGACTTCGAGCGGGGCTTCAAGTTCTCGACCTACGCCTACTGGTGGATCCGCCAGGGCATTACCCGCGCCATCGCCTCACAGTCGCGCACGGTGCGCCTGCCGGTGCACATGGTGGAGAAGCTCAACCAGGTCAAGCGCGTTCGCCGTCAACTCACCCAGGAACTGGCCCGCAAACCTACCAAGACCGAGATGGCTGAGGCCCTCGAACTTGACATCGACAAGCTCGATGAGATTCTCGATGCCGGTCGGCGCACCCTGTCGCTGCACGTCAAAGTCGGCAAAGAAGAAGACACCGAACTGCTGCAGCTCATCGAGGATAGTGACACGATTTCCCCCTCGGAAGTGCTCGATCACAATTTGCTTGTCGAGCAGATAGAGGCGCTGTTGCACCTGTTAACTCCCCGCGAGCGCGACATTATCGAGTTGCGCTTCGGACTGGCCGACGGCAACAGCTACACCCTGGCCGACATCGGCGAGATGTACAACCTCTCGCGCGAGCGGGTGCGCCAGATCCAGGCCAAGGCGATGCGCAAGCTGCGCCATCCCCGTCGCCAGGTGCTCCTGCGCGATTGGGCTGAGGAGTGA
- a CDS encoding YifB family Mg chelatase-like AAA ATPase: MLACVRSAALSGIDALGVTVEVDVGFGLPQTTLVGLPDAAVQESRERIKAALQNAGFVFPMRRIIVNLAPGDLKKAGPSFDLPIALGVLAASEQLQAEALGDFLFVGELSLDGSLRPVTGAMCLALGARQMGLCGIVVPEANGPEAALVDGIAVYALRDLQEVAQFLAEPGRFEPLAGDLLSLLERPSAADEPDLQDVRGQPLARRALEVAASGGHNLLLLGPPGSGKTMLARRLPGILPALGFEEALESTRIHSVAGLLSRRDCLVTGRPFRAPHHSISAAALVGGGGIPKPGEVSLAHNGVLFLDEATEFARPVLESLRQPLEDGQVLISRTRQSLTFPARIAVVLAANPCPCGYFGDTLRSCRCSVRERVRYWAKLSGPLLDRIDLQILVGRPKPEEIAHLAPGESSAAVRKRVIAARERQKTRFAGYPRVRCNAHMQTSHLRRFCALDESSRRLLEGAIRGLHLSARSAERVLKVARTLADLAGSDPIAPTHIAEALQFRSLERMQTG, encoded by the coding sequence ATGCTCGCCTGTGTTCGAAGTGCCGCCCTCTCGGGCATCGATGCGCTGGGGGTGACTGTCGAAGTCGATGTCGGCTTCGGTCTGCCCCAGACGACCCTGGTGGGTCTGCCCGATGCGGCGGTGCAGGAGTCGCGCGAGCGGATCAAAGCGGCGCTGCAAAACGCTGGTTTTGTCTTTCCCATGCGGCGGATCATTGTCAACCTTGCCCCCGGCGATCTCAAAAAAGCAGGACCGAGCTTCGATCTGCCCATCGCCCTGGGCGTGCTCGCCGCCTCCGAACAACTGCAAGCCGAAGCGCTGGGGGATTTTTTGTTTGTGGGCGAGTTGTCCCTCGACGGCAGCCTGCGGCCGGTCACCGGGGCGATGTGCCTGGCTCTGGGTGCCCGGCAGATGGGGCTTTGCGGGATCGTCGTGCCGGAAGCGAACGGTCCTGAGGCGGCGCTGGTGGACGGGATCGCCGTCTACGCGCTACGCGACTTGCAGGAGGTGGCGCAGTTTTTGGCCGAGCCAGGCAGGTTCGAGCCGCTCGCGGGCGACTTGCTTTCACTGCTCGAACGTCCGTCTGCTGCGGACGAGCCCGATTTGCAGGACGTCCGCGGCCAGCCGCTTGCGCGACGGGCACTGGAGGTGGCAGCAAGCGGCGGGCACAATTTGTTGTTGCTCGGCCCTCCCGGCTCCGGCAAGACGATGCTCGCGCGCCGTCTACCGGGAATCTTGCCGGCCCTCGGCTTCGAGGAGGCGCTCGAATCGACCCGCATCCACTCGGTAGCGGGTTTGCTCAGCCGCCGCGATTGCCTGGTAACCGGTCGCCCCTTCCGAGCGCCACATCACTCGATCTCCGCCGCCGCTCTGGTAGGAGGTGGCGGGATACCGAAACCGGGCGAAGTGAGCCTTGCTCATAACGGAGTGCTCTTTCTGGATGAAGCCACCGAATTTGCCAGACCCGTGCTCGAATCGCTGCGTCAGCCCCTCGAAGACGGTCAGGTGCTCATCTCCCGCACCCGCCAGTCGCTGACTTTCCCAGCCCGCATCGCTGTCGTGCTCGCGGCCAACCCCTGTCCCTGCGGCTACTTTGGCGATACGCTGCGCTCCTGCCGCTGCAGCGTGCGCGAGCGGGTGCGCTACTGGGCAAAGCTATCAGGACCACTGCTCGATCGCATCGACTTGCAGATCCTGGTGGGCCGCCCCAAACCCGAAGAAATCGCCCACCTCGCCCCAGGCGAATCCTCCGCAGCGGTGCGCAAGCGGGTGATCGCCGCGCGCGAGCGCCAAAAAACACGCTTCGCGGGCTATCCGCGGGTGCGCTGCAACGCCCACATGCAGACAAGCCATCTGCGGCGCTTCTGCGCCCTCGACGAAAGTTCCCGGCGCTTACTCGAAGGGGCGATCCGGGGATTGCACCTGTCGGCCCGATCCGCCGAGCGCGTGCTCAAAGTCGCCCGCACCCTCGCAGACTTGGCGGGTTCGGACCCAATCGCTCCCACGCACATTGCCGAGGCGCTGCAATTTCGGTCGCTGGAGCGGATGCAGACAGGTTGA
- a CDS encoding lysophospholipid acyltransferase family protein: protein MQQTLRPEQTLLPYHLLKWLVVSPLLHTALRMRITGAEHVPPSGPVILASSHASHLDPVILANCARRPVAFMAKEELFRVPVLKSLIRVYGAFPVRRGTGDRGAIRTALEALEAGWAVGIFVGGTRTADSRVATPQLGAAMIAAKAQVPIVPVAVGGTGRILPKGSVLPRLHSVAVAFGPPLDPPADTRRAALEAVTALCTEQIHHLLEAGAATDS from the coding sequence GTGCAACAGACCCTGCGCCCCGAGCAAACCCTGCTGCCCTATCACCTGCTGAAGTGGCTGGTGGTCAGCCCCCTGCTGCACACCGCCCTGCGCATGCGCATCACCGGCGCCGAACACGTCCCGCCCAGCGGGCCGGTCATCCTCGCCTCCAGCCACGCCAGCCACCTTGATCCTGTGATCCTTGCCAACTGCGCCCGGCGGCCGGTGGCCTTCATGGCCAAAGAAGAACTCTTTCGCGTGCCCGTGCTCAAATCGCTCATCCGCGTCTACGGCGCCTTCCCGGTTCGGCGCGGCACCGGCGATCGCGGCGCCATCCGTACCGCCCTCGAAGCGCTCGAAGCCGGTTGGGCAGTAGGCATCTTCGTGGGCGGCACCCGCACCGCCGATAGCCGCGTTGCCACCCCCCAGCTGGGAGCCGCGATGATCGCCGCCAAGGCCCAGGTGCCGATCGTCCCCGTCGCCGTCGGCGGCACCGGCCGCATCCTCCCCAAAGGCAGCGTCCTGCCCCGCCTGCACAGCGTCGCAGTCGCCTTCGGACCACCCCTCGACCCGCCCGCCGACACCCGCCGCGCCGCGCTCGAAGCGGTGACGGCGCTCTGCACAGAACAAATACACCATTTGCTCGAAGCCGGAGCCGCCACCGACAGCTGA
- a CDS encoding DUF4258 domain-containing protein, translating to MKVLFTLHARERMMQRGAAEQEVIETIRKPDTTFSDKEGRTRFRRAWAGKVVEVRAVLEVETWVVVTVIVQ from the coding sequence ATGAAAGTTTTATTTACATTGCATGCACGCGAGCGCATGATGCAGCGTGGAGCTGCTGAGCAGGAAGTAATAGAAACAATAAGAAAGCCTGATACAACTTTCTCCGACAAAGAGGGGCGTACCCGGTTTCGACGAGCCTGGGCGGGAAAGGTAGTAGAAGTAAGGGCGGTGTTGGAAGTAGAGACTTGGGTTGTAGTTACAGTAATCGTGCAATAA
- a CDS encoding choice-of-anchor tandem repeat GloVer-containing protein has protein sequence MALWCSNVLTVSGPEDELVRFLEQAPTVRQAISGSDWVDYTEALDFENFVPGANDQIGKSGALNSRLSEREPGRAVFTFETPYSAPVEVYARLAECFPLLVFHCEFVGEEADCRGRFHAADGRHTVEYDDVRAEFSAFGAESAAPQSSLRVVRQLADGSSWAHRGRLLVTEDGRLIIGLSQVGSFEHGGVYQITADGEVQPLRTFAPEKELHFGHGVSPGGSILLGVATERGWHYHPEAPTTIFRIDRQGAYSELFELTAHSEVIGQTLPCVQTADGALYGLTATGIDIVLPGQFYANGAAVTVSGGSVFRIVRSGQPEIVHRFSGEDGQMPTALTLGTDGSLYGVTSGGGDPGPSDAPQLPQGYSGSIAFVSPAFGMGLDAEQMHRRIQQHIEMMSQPRPRYPSGCGVLFRLIPNGPLEVLHHFSGDDGVSPNGLCCGRDGILYGTTSRAGRHDRGTLFCCDVRSGQLEVLYHFTPDEGSPAGSLTQATDGGLWGTSSSYGEPEMWRCGTVFRFRPGEGCLVVHHFELIYSLETRLSYKPNGSNPSGLVAGIQSELFGLTGDGGAHEGGTLFRVY, from the coding sequence ATGGCCCTCTGGTGTTCGAACGTGTTGACTGTCAGCGGTCCTGAAGACGAGTTGGTGCGCTTCCTCGAACAAGCCCCCACGGTCAGACAGGCAATCAGCGGCAGCGATTGGGTTGACTACACTGAGGCTCTCGATTTTGAGAACTTTGTGCCCGGCGCCAATGATCAGATCGGCAAAAGCGGCGCCCTCAACTCGCGTCTGTCGGAGCGCGAGCCGGGTCGGGCGGTCTTTACGTTCGAGACGCCTTACAGCGCGCCGGTGGAGGTGTACGCCCGGCTGGCCGAGTGTTTCCCGCTGCTGGTGTTCCATTGCGAATTCGTGGGGGAGGAGGCGGACTGCCGGGGCCGATTCCACGCGGCCGATGGCCGCCACACCGTCGAATACGACGATGTACGGGCTGAATTTTCTGCTTTCGGCGCCGAGTCTGCAGCACCGCAATCCAGCCTGAGAGTGGTGCGCCAGCTCGCCGATGGCAGTTCCTGGGCGCACCGGGGGCGTTTGCTGGTCACCGAGGACGGAAGGCTGATTATCGGCCTGAGCCAGGTGGGCAGCTTCGAGCACGGCGGAGTGTACCAGATCACTGCTGACGGCGAGGTGCAGCCCCTCAGGACTTTTGCACCCGAAAAAGAACTGCACTTCGGCCACGGCGTCAGCCCCGGAGGATCAATTCTGCTTGGTGTGGCGACTGAACGCGGATGGCACTACCACCCGGAGGCACCGACAACCATTTTCCGCATCGATCGGCAGGGCGCGTACTCGGAACTGTTCGAGCTTACAGCGCACTCGGAAGTTATCGGACAAACCCTCCCCTGTGTCCAGACCGCCGATGGCGCACTCTACGGCCTGACTGCCACCGGCATCGACATCGTATTGCCCGGCCAGTTTTACGCGAACGGTGCGGCGGTTACAGTTTCCGGCGGGTCGGTTTTTCGCATTGTCCGCTCCGGTCAGCCTGAAATTGTCCACCGCTTCAGCGGTGAGGACGGTCAGATGCCGACGGCACTAACGCTTGGTACCGATGGCTCCCTATACGGCGTCACCTCCGGCGGCGGCGACCCCGGCCCGTCCGACGCTCCCCAACTTCCACAGGGATACAGCGGTTCAATTGCTTTTGTGTCTCCTGCATTTGGCATGGGACTCGATGCAGAGCAGATGCACCGCAGAATTCAGCAGCACATTGAGATGATGTCCCAACCTCGCCCCCGCTACCCAAGTGGCTGCGGAGTATTGTTTCGCCTGATACCGAACGGCCCGCTTGAAGTCCTGCATCACTTCAGCGGCGATGACGGCGTCTCCCCGAACGGTTTGTGCTGTGGCCGCGACGGGATCCTTTATGGCACGACCAGTAGGGCCGGCCGACACGACCGGGGCACGCTCTTTTGCTGCGATGTGCGAAGCGGACAACTGGAGGTGCTGTACCATTTCACCCCCGACGAGGGCAGCCCCGCGGGCAGTCTTACCCAGGCAACCGACGGCGGCTTGTGGGGCACATCTTCTTCTTACGGCGAGCCTGAAATGTGGCGCTGTGGAACCGTTTTTCGCTTCCGGCCGGGCGAAGGCTGTTTAGTGGTGCACCACTTTGAACTGATTTACAGCCTCGAAACCCGGCTTTCCTACAAACCCAACGGCAGCAACCCCAGCGGACTAGTGGCGGGAATCCAGAGCGAACTATTCGGTCTTACCGGGGATGGCGGTGCTCATGAGGGAGGAACGCTCTTCCGGGTTTACTGA
- a CDS encoding UbiD family decarboxylase, which produces MGRDLRTFLQLLESRGQLRRISAPVDRDLEVAEIANRLLAAGGPALLFENVKGSPFAVAVNLLGTVERVVWAMGLEEQQQLEALGEKLGKLQKPRPPRSLQDALEFAPLLFDVVKARPGRVLFAPECQQVVLEGKAVDLDRIPMIRPYAGDAGRILTFGLVITHDPEDGTPNVGIYRLQQQSRDTMTVHWLSVRGGARHLRKAAERGQKLPVAIAVGVDPLLVMAAATPIPVELSEWVFAGLYAGEGVQLAQCRTSDLLVPAHSEFVLEGTITPGEVLPDGPFGDHMGYYGGVEDSPLVRIHTVTHRHDPIYHTTFSGRPPKEEAMIAIALNRIYTPLLRAQVPEVRDFFLPMDALSYKLAVLSIKKAYPGQARRAAMAFWTALAQFTYTKFVIVVDEDIDIRDPSQVVWAIASKVDPERDLFVIPRTPFDTLDFACERIGLGARLGIDATTKIPPETDHAWGEPLRADAATAEQVSKRWAEYGLGDIPLGGVDPRAWGYSGK; this is translated from the coding sequence ATGGGGCGGGATCTGCGCACGTTTTTGCAACTACTCGAATCGCGCGGCCAACTGCGGCGGATTAGCGCTCCGGTGGATCGGGATCTGGAGGTGGCCGAGATCGCGAACCGCCTGCTCGCCGCGGGCGGTCCGGCGCTGCTGTTTGAAAATGTCAAAGGTTCACCCTTTGCGGTGGCGGTCAACCTGCTGGGCACCGTGGAGCGGGTGGTCTGGGCGATGGGTCTTGAAGAGCAACAGCAACTCGAAGCCCTGGGCGAAAAGCTCGGCAAGCTCCAAAAACCCCGCCCGCCGCGCAGCCTCCAGGACGCCCTCGAATTTGCGCCGCTGCTTTTTGATGTGGTCAAAGCCCGCCCCGGGCGGGTGCTCTTTGCCCCGGAATGCCAGCAGGTCGTCCTCGAAGGCAAGGCCGTCGATCTCGACCGCATTCCGATGATCCGCCCCTACGCCGGGGACGCGGGGCGCATCCTCACCTTCGGCCTGGTGATCACCCACGATCCGGAGGACGGTACCCCCAACGTCGGCATCTACCGCCTGCAGCAGCAAAGCCGCGACACGATGACCGTTCACTGGCTTTCGGTGCGCGGGGGGGCTCGCCACCTGCGCAAGGCCGCCGAGCGCGGCCAGAAATTGCCCGTGGCGATCGCCGTCGGGGTCGATCCGCTCCTGGTGATGGCCGCCGCCACGCCCATCCCGGTCGAACTGTCCGAGTGGGTCTTCGCGGGCCTCTACGCGGGCGAAGGGGTGCAACTGGCCCAGTGCCGCACCTCGGACTTGCTCGTGCCCGCCCACAGCGAATTTGTCCTCGAAGGGACGATTACCCCCGGCGAGGTGCTCCCGGACGGCCCCTTCGGCGATCACATGGGCTATTACGGCGGCGTCGAAGATTCGCCCCTGGTGCGCATCCACACCGTCACCCACCGCCACGACCCCATCTACCACACCACCTTCTCCGGCCGCCCTCCCAAGGAGGAGGCGATGATCGCCATCGCCCTCAACCGCATCTACACGCCCCTGCTGCGCGCCCAGGTGCCGGAGGTGCGCGACTTTTTTCTGCCTATGGACGCGCTCAGTTACAAACTGGCGGTGCTCTCGATCAAAAAAGCTTACCCGGGCCAGGCGCGGCGGGCGGCGATGGCCTTCTGGACGGCCCTCGCCCAGTTCACCTACACCAAGTTCGTGATCGTCGTCGACGAGGACATCGACATTCGCGATCCCTCCCAGGTGGTCTGGGCCATCGCCTCCAAGGTCGACCCCGAGCGCGACCTGTTTGTGATCCCCCGCACGCCCTTCGATACGCTCGATTTTGCCTGCGAGCGCATTGGCCTCGGAGCGCGCCTCGGCATCGACGCCACCACCAAGATTCCTCCTGAGACCGACCACGCCTGGGGCGAACCCCTGCGCGCCGACGCGGCCACCGCCGAGCAAGTGAGCAAACGCTGGGCCGAGTACGGTCTGGGCGACATTCCCCTGGGCGGCGTCGACCCGCGCGCCTGGGGCTACAGCGGAAAGTAA
- the trpS gene encoding tryptophan--tRNA ligase — translation MPDDSTAPKRILSGAQPTGQLHLGNYLGAVRNWVSEQRQYDSYFCVVDLHALTVPQEAAELRAATRRTAALYLACGIDPERSTVFVQSHVSAHTELTWLFNCLTPINWLERMIQFKEKAIKLGEEVGIGLFDYPVLQAADILLYEPHLVPVGEDQRQHLELTRDIARRFNDRYGESLRVPEMLIRKEGARVMSLQDGSSKMSKSDPSDLSRLNLLDAPEKLRDKIKRAKSDAVMGLQFDPARPECTNLLTIYQLLSGESPEAVEARFADAGFGRFKPILADLVIEYLRPIRERYDAIAGESGYLEGILREGALRASKVAGLTLERIRDRMGLLPPF, via the coding sequence ATGCCCGACGACTCGACTGCCCCCAAGCGCATCCTCTCAGGAGCCCAACCCACCGGCCAGTTGCACCTGGGCAACTACCTGGGGGCGGTGCGCAACTGGGTGAGCGAACAGCGGCAGTACGACAGTTACTTCTGCGTGGTCGATCTGCACGCCCTCACCGTTCCGCAGGAGGCGGCCGAATTGCGGGCGGCCACCCGCCGCACAGCAGCGCTTTATCTCGCCTGCGGCATCGACCCGGAGCGCTCGACGGTGTTCGTACAATCCCACGTGAGCGCCCACACCGAACTAACCTGGCTGTTCAACTGCCTGACGCCCATCAACTGGCTGGAGCGGATGATCCAGTTCAAAGAAAAAGCGATCAAGCTGGGCGAGGAGGTGGGTATCGGGCTATTCGACTACCCGGTGCTGCAGGCGGCGGACATTCTGCTCTACGAACCCCACCTGGTGCCGGTGGGCGAGGACCAGCGCCAGCATCTGGAACTCACCCGCGACATCGCCCGCCGCTTCAACGACCGCTACGGCGAGAGCCTCAGGGTGCCGGAGATGCTCATCCGCAAAGAAGGGGCGCGGGTGATGAGTCTGCAGGATGGCAGCTCCAAAATGTCCAAGTCCGACCCGTCGGACCTTTCGCGCCTCAACCTGCTCGATGCGCCCGAGAAGCTGCGCGACAAGATCAAGCGCGCCAAAAGCGACGCGGTGATGGGACTCCAGTTTGACCCGGCCAGGCCCGAGTGCACCAACCTACTCACCATCTACCAACTGCTCTCGGGCGAGAGTCCCGAGGCGGTCGAAGCGCGCTTTGCCGACGCCGGTTTTGGGCGTTTTAAGCCGATACTCGCCGATCTGGTCATTGAATATTTACGTCCCATCCGTGAGCGCTATGACGCGATTGCGGGCGAGAGCGGTTATCTTGAGGGCATCCTGCGCGAAGGTGCCCTGCGCGCCTCGAAGGTGGCCGGGCTCACCCTGGAGCGCATCCGCGATCGTATGGGGCTGCTGCCGCCTTTTTAA
- a CDS encoding citrate synthase, whose protein sequence is MSGEYVPGLEGVPATRSNISFVDGKAGVLEYRGIPIDQLAESSTFLETAFLLIFDHLPTKDELLSFEVEILGHRRVKYRIRDMIKSFPESGRPMVALQSCIAALGLFYPLQNESKEKYAYDSTIRLLAKMPTMVATFHQMRLGNDPIPPRDDLSHAANFLYMLTGNEPDPRAARIFDVCLMLHAEHTVNASTFSALVTASTLADPYTVITSAAGTLSGPLHGGANEEVIRMLKAIGTIERVRPYLEERLARKEKIMGVGHRVYKVKDPRATILQNLAQELFDRFGHSRLYDIAVEVERVCDELLGEKGIYPNVDFYSGLVYEKLGIPADMFTPVFAISRVAGWLAHWHEQLADNRIFRPTQVYTGSHNVEFTPLSLRSYA, encoded by the coding sequence ATGAGCGGCGAGTATGTCCCTGGTCTGGAAGGCGTCCCTGCAACCCGTTCGAATATCAGTTTCGTGGACGGCAAAGCCGGCGTTTTGGAGTACCGCGGCATCCCGATCGATCAGCTTGCCGAGTCGAGCACGTTTTTAGAGACCGCCTTTTTATTGATTTTTGACCACCTGCCCACCAAGGACGAACTGCTCTCCTTCGAAGTCGAGATCCTCGGCCACCGGCGGGTCAAATACCGCATCCGCGACATGATCAAAAGCTTCCCCGAGAGCGGCCGGCCGATGGTGGCCCTCCAGTCGTGCATCGCGGCTTTGGGGCTTTTCTATCCGCTGCAAAACGAGAGCAAAGAAAAATACGCCTACGATTCGACGATTCGGCTACTTGCAAAGATGCCGACGATGGTGGCGACGTTTCATCAGATGCGCCTGGGCAACGATCCCATCCCACCGCGCGACGATCTAAGCCACGCCGCCAATTTTCTCTACATGCTCACGGGCAACGAACCCGATCCACGGGCGGCGCGCATTTTTGATGTCTGCCTGATGCTGCACGCCGAGCACACCGTCAACGCCTCGACTTTTTCAGCCCTGGTCACCGCCTCCACCCTGGCCGACCCCTACACCGTGATCACCTCGGCAGCGGGGACCCTCTCAGGTCCCCTCCACGGCGGCGCCAACGAGGAAGTGATCCGCATGCTCAAAGCAATCGGCACCATCGAGCGCGTCCGCCCCTACCTCGAGGAGCGCCTCGCCCGCAAAGAAAAGATCATGGGTGTCGGCCACCGGGTCTACAAAGTCAAAGACCCGCGCGCCACGATCTTGCAGAATCTGGCCCAGGAGTTGTTCGACCGCTTCGGCCACAGCCGCCTCTACGACATCGCCGTCGAAGTCGAGCGCGTCTGCGACGAGTTGCTTGGCGAAAAGGGCATCTACCCCAACGTCGACTTCTACTCGGGCCTGGTTTACGAAAAGCTGGGCATTCCCGCCGACATGTTCACCCCGGTGTTCGCCATCTCGCGGGTGGCGGGGTGGCTCGCCCACTGGCACGAGCAATTGGCCGACAACCGCATCTTCCGTCCCACCCAGGTCTACACCGGCTCCCACAATGTCGAATTCACGCCTCTGTCGCTGCGTTCCTACGCCTAG
- a CDS encoding DUF2283 domain-containing protein yields MKITYDERYNIAYLQIQETSAAARTVSVGEDINIDILEDGSVAGIEFLNAQKQLLLASGEPLVLINSTLNQVKKISLM; encoded by the coding sequence ATGAAGATTACGTACGACGAGAGATATAACATCGCGTATCTACAGATTCAAGAGACTTCTGCAGCAGCGAGAACTGTAAGTGTCGGCGAGGATATTAATATTGATATTTTGGAGGATGGAAGCGTCGCTGGCATCGAATTTTTAAATGCCCAAAAGCAACTATTGCTTGCCAGTGGTGAGCCTCTTGTCCTGATAAACAGTACCCTCAACCAAGTGAAAAAAATTAGCTTGATGTAA